The following proteins come from a genomic window of Finegoldia magna ATCC 29328:
- the thiF gene encoding sulfur carrier protein ThiS adenylyltransferase ThiF, with the protein MENIFKRQIPEHTHIFRKSKILILGCGGLGTNLCFMLAKSGIGTIKIVDYDKVEYSNLNRQIYRPTDVGKYKVDAFKEICDDFLPFANISVENIKIAEDNIDEMTEGYDIVLEALDDEYAKSLVLEHFIGTDKKLISVSGIGGVKKLDMKIKKMNNIVVCGDFETKTDIGLYYPNVMMAASTQAIIALNWLLEENNGR; encoded by the coding sequence ATGGAGAATATTTTCAAAAGACAAATCCCCGAGCACACACACATTTTCAGAAAATCTAAAATTCTGATCCTTGGATGTGGTGGTTTGGGAACAAATTTGTGTTTCATGCTCGCAAAATCAGGCATTGGCACCATCAAAATAGTGGACTACGACAAGGTCGAATATTCCAATTTGAACAGACAAATCTACAGGCCAACTGATGTCGGCAAATACAAGGTCGATGCGTTCAAGGAAATTTGTGATGATTTTTTGCCATTTGCAAATATTTCTGTCGAAAACATCAAAATCGCAGAAGACAACATCGACGAAATGACTGAAGGCTACGATATCGTGCTGGAAGCGTTAGATGATGAGTACGCAAAATCATTGGTGTTGGAGCATTTTATCGGAACGGACAAGAAGCTCATATCGGTGTCTGGAATTGGCGGCGTGAAAAAATTAGATATGAAAATAAAAAAAATGAACAACATTGTAGTTTGTGGTGATTTTGAAACGAAGACAGACATCGGCTTGTACTATCCAAACGTGATGATGGCTGCAAGCACACAAGCTATAATCGCACTTAATTGGTTATTGGAGGAAAATAATGGAAGATAA
- a CDS encoding PDDEXK nuclease domain-containing protein, producing the protein MNNKNDIDRVHDDVFNSIKILMDKARNEVFREVNNILVQTYWEIGRIIVEDEQGHSERAEYGRELINDLSRQLTKEYGKGFSKSNLFNMRNLYLSYPIFQTLSGKLTWSHYCELLFISDEKKRSFYEKESINANWSVRELKRQIKTSLFERLLLSSGEENKEKVLDLALKGNEINKPADLVKDPYVFEFLGLPEEKPMMESDLEKALIDHIEKFLLELGKGFMYVGSQQRVTLGNTHYYVDMVFYNKILRSYVLIELKTTKLMPEAVGQINMYLNYYKSEVNDEMDNEPIGIILCTDKDGVQAEYALGNLSNKIFASKYTLYIPNREELEEQVEKVIEKYKEK; encoded by the coding sequence ATGAATAACAAAAACGACATAGATAGAGTTCATGATGATGTTTTTAATAGCATAAAAATATTGATGGATAAGGCAAGAAATGAAGTTTTTCGTGAAGTCAATAATATTTTGGTGCAAACTTACTGGGAGATTGGACGCATTATCGTAGAAGATGAGCAAGGTCATTCAGAAAGAGCAGAGTATGGGAGAGAGCTTATAAATGACTTGTCAAGGCAACTTACAAAGGAGTATGGTAAAGGATTTTCTAAGTCTAACTTATTTAATATGAGAAACCTATATTTATCATATCCAATATTCCAGACACTGTCTGGAAAATTGACCTGGTCACATTATTGTGAACTCTTATTCATTAGCGATGAGAAAAAAAGAAGTTTTTATGAAAAAGAAAGTATCAACGCAAACTGGTCAGTAAGAGAACTTAAAAGGCAAATTAAAACATCGCTTTTTGAAAGACTGCTCTTATCATCAGGAGAAGAGAACAAAGAAAAAGTCCTAGACCTAGCCTTAAAGGGCAATGAAATAAACAAGCCAGCAGATCTTGTAAAAGACCCTTATGTATTTGAATTTTTAGGCTTACCAGAAGAAAAACCAATGATGGAAAGTGATTTAGAAAAAGCGCTGATAGACCATATTGAAAAATTCTTGCTAGAACTTGGCAAGGGTTTTATGTATGTAGGCAGTCAACAAAGGGTAACCCTAGGCAACACTCATTATTATGTGGATATGGTATTTTACAATAAAATTTTAAGGTCTTATGTCTTAATCGAACTAAAAACAACGAAACTCATGCCAGAAGCAGTAGGTCAAATCAATATGTATCTCAATTATTATAAATCAGAAGTTAATGATGAGATGGACAATGAACCGATAGGAATAATATTGTGTACTGATAAAGACGGGGTGCAAGCAGAATACGCATTAGGAAACTTGTCAAATAAAATATTCGCATCAAAATACACTTTGTATATCCCAAATAGAGAAGAGCTTGAAGAACAAGTTGAAAAAGTAATAGAAAAATACAAGGAAAAATAA
- the csn2 gene encoding type II-A CRISPR-associated protein Csn2 produces MNIKYDLLNEPFFIDYGDICNITIENKLEYRKIIENIYNQETIELYDDDELITKHKVIENSAILDFDDKKITTKIIKDLMEIISDEKHYEQKINLNSSIVNFINDITLDYPYMLEIGDEINFESLLKVVPIKPSVDYTDFLDKFVSFLDIYQNVLKIDVFYTINLLQYFTEEELKELSDYIKIKNICIINYDNILVDSNYISKKLLFDNDLCRVL; encoded by the coding sequence ATGAATATAAAATACGATCTATTAAATGAACCATTTTTTATAGACTATGGAGATATTTGCAACATAACAATTGAAAATAAATTAGAATATCGAAAAATAATAGAAAATATCTACAATCAGGAAACCATAGAATTATATGATGATGACGAGTTAATTACAAAACACAAAGTCATAGAAAACTCCGCTATTTTGGACTTTGATGACAAGAAAATCACTACGAAAATTATTAAAGATTTAATGGAAATTATCTCAGATGAAAAACATTACGAACAAAAAATAAATTTAAACTCATCGATTGTTAATTTTATTAACGACATTACACTAGATTATCCGTATATGCTAGAAATTGGTGATGAAATAAATTTTGAATCTTTATTAAAAGTAGTACCAATTAAACCAAGTGTAGACTACACAGATTTCCTGGATAAATTTGTTTCTTTTTTAGACATTTACCAAAATGTTTTGAAGATAGATGTATTCTACACAATAAACTTATTGCAGTATTTTACAGAAGAAGAGCTCAAAGAATTATCTGATTACATTAAAATTAAGAACATTTGCATAATAAATTATGATAATATATTAGTAGATAGCAATTACATTTCCAAAAAATTGCTGTTTGATAATGATTTATGCAGAGTTTTATAA
- a CDS encoding thiazole synthase has translation MEDKLILGGKSFDSRFILGSGKYDPNLIKACVESAGCEMITVALRRANTDDTKNILNFIPENVTIIPNTSGARNADEAIRIARLAREMGCGNFVKIEIMRDSKYLLPDNVETLKATKVLADEGFVVMPYMYPDLNFARDLKEAGASCIMPLGSPIGSNKGLATRDFIQIIINEIDLPVIVDAGIGKPSQACEAMEMGASAIMANTAIATSGDINKMAEAFALAIKAGRLAHIAKPGRVLETGADPSSPLRDFFK, from the coding sequence ATGGAAGATAAATTGATTTTGGGTGGCAAATCTTTCGACTCGAGATTTATTCTTGGATCTGGAAAGTACGATCCCAACCTTATCAAAGCTTGCGTGGAATCTGCAGGCTGCGAGATGATTACTGTGGCACTTAGACGTGCAAATACAGACGATACGAAAAATATTTTGAACTTTATCCCAGAAAATGTGACGATAATTCCGAACACTTCTGGAGCGAGAAACGCAGACGAGGCGATTAGAATTGCAAGGCTTGCTCGTGAAATGGGCTGCGGCAATTTCGTAAAAATAGAAATCATGCGTGACAGCAAATACTTACTTCCAGACAACGTAGAAACGTTGAAAGCTACGAAAGTTTTGGCGGACGAAGGATTCGTCGTTATGCCATATATGTATCCAGATTTGAACTTTGCGAGAGATTTGAAAGAAGCTGGTGCAAGTTGCATCATGCCATTGGGATCTCCGATTGGATCCAACAAGGGACTTGCAACGAGAGATTTCATCCAAATCATCATCAACGAAATTGATTTGCCAGTGATTGTGGATGCAGGAATCGGCAAACCATCGCAAGCGTGTGAAGCCATGGAAATGGGTGCAAGTGCAATCATGGCGAACACTGCCATCGCTACAAGCGGCGACATCAACAAAATGGCAGAGGCTTTCGCACTAGCAATCAAAGCAGGAAGACTAGCTCACATCGCAAAACCGGGCAGAGTGTTGGAAACGGGTGCTGACCCATCATCTCCACTCAGAGATTTCTTTAAGTAG
- the cas2 gene encoding CRISPR-associated endonuclease Cas2 encodes MRTIVFFDLPTISLDDKKRYRAFRKFLLSEGFMMLQESVYCKLSLNQTNANTLKDRIEKNKPSMGIVQILTITEKQFQSMEYIVGENKSSMLDTDEGLIIL; translated from the coding sequence ATGAGAACAATTGTATTTTTTGATTTGCCAACAATATCACTGGATGATAAAAAAAGATACCGAGCTTTTAGAAAATTTTTGCTGTCAGAAGGGTTCATGATGTTACAAGAATCTGTTTATTGCAAACTATCATTGAATCAGACCAATGCAAATACATTAAAAGATAGAATAGAAAAGAACAAACCATCGATGGGAATAGTTCAAATACTTACAATAACCGAAAAACAATTTCAATCTATGGAATACATTGTTGGAGAGAACAAGTCTAGCATGTTGGATACGGATGAAGGATTGATAATACTATGA
- the cas1 gene encoding type II CRISPR-associated endonuclease Cas1 has translation MGWRTVLISGRAKLDLKLNNLVIRKEEIVKIHIPEIAVLIIDSTMVSFTTALIEKLIAEKVKIIFCGKDHNTIGEIVNYYNKHNSPLMIRKQISWQNNSKQKTWREITKEKINRQALLLKFIGNENANLLLEYKSQVQDGDVSNREGHAAKVYFNSLFGKDFSRSQDNPTNAMLNFGYSILLSIFTREITSSGYLTQLGIFHENQFNYYNLSSDLMEPLRPMIDNIVYFYEPEKFDKEEKIATLKIMDEEVFIGKTRYTLLNAVNEYCKSVFLALEKGEEQLIKFIDYEL, from the coding sequence ATGGGATGGAGAACAGTATTAATTTCAGGTCGAGCAAAGCTCGACTTGAAATTAAATAATCTAGTTATTAGAAAAGAAGAAATCGTAAAAATTCATATACCAGAAATTGCTGTGTTGATAATCGATTCAACAATGGTTTCATTTACAACAGCATTGATTGAGAAATTGATAGCAGAAAAAGTAAAAATAATTTTCTGCGGAAAGGATCATAACACAATTGGAGAAATTGTTAATTACTACAATAAACATAATTCTCCTCTAATGATTAGAAAGCAAATTTCATGGCAGAATAATTCTAAACAAAAGACGTGGAGAGAAATTACCAAAGAGAAAATCAATAGGCAAGCTTTGCTATTGAAATTTATAGGTAACGAAAATGCCAATCTTCTATTAGAATATAAATCACAAGTGCAGGATGGAGATGTTTCGAACAGGGAAGGTCACGCAGCAAAAGTATATTTCAATAGTCTTTTTGGCAAAGATTTTTCGAGAAGCCAAGATAATCCGACAAATGCGATGCTGAATTTCGGATATTCTATATTACTGTCAATATTCACACGAGAGATCACATCCTCGGGATACTTAACACAACTAGGGATATTTCACGAAAATCAATTCAATTACTACAATTTATCAAGCGATTTAATGGAACCGCTACGACCTATGATTGATAATATTGTATATTTTTATGAACCAGAGAAATTCGACAAAGAAGAAAAAATAGCAACATTAAAAATCATGGACGAAGAAGTTTTCATAGGAAAAACAAGGTATACATTGCTCAATGCAGTTAATGAGTATTGCAAGTCGGTGTTTTTAGCATTGGAGAAAGGAGAAGAACAATTAATTAAATTTATTGATTATGAGTTATAG
- the thiS gene encoding sulfur carrier protein ThiS: MITVNSVKYPFEENSSLRKVLEDLNFNVELTVCEVNKNLVKKVDYDNFIVTDNDEIEVFSFVGGG, encoded by the coding sequence ATGATTACTGTAAATTCTGTCAAATATCCATTCGAAGAAAATTCTTCTTTGAGAAAAGTATTGGAAGATTTGAACTTTAATGTGGAGTTGACGGTTTGCGAAGTTAACAAAAACCTCGTCAAAAAAGTTGACTACGATAATTTTATCGTCACTGATAACGACGAAATCGAGGTGTTTTCATTTGTTGGAGGAGGTTAA
- the thiH gene encoding 2-iminoacetate synthase ThiH, whose translation MEDFKYFNNMQDIHSDIYDKLSEKLNEVKSVTVTADDVRRTLGKIKNNEALDHFDYYNMLSDCAIDFIEELGDIAQKLRLQYFGNNVYLFSPLYIANYCENSCKYCGFRAKSDIVRAKLTMDEIESEMKQMRREKIEDVLILTGESQKYSSVDYICDAVKLAKKYFRVVGVEVYPTNVEDYKKLHEAGCDFITAFQETYNPTNYKFYHPTGHKSCFPYRLDTQERAIMGGIRGVGFGALFGLSNGIEDCFCLGMHANLLQKKYPHAEISISFPRIRPTKNEEDLNIKEVPETKLMQFIIATRIFLPFAQITISTRESNEFRNLSLLMGATKISASVDTGIGRRNDEKDKGDEQFLINDTRTVDQVERDLAKYNLYPVYSDYIDV comes from the coding sequence ATGGAAGATTTCAAATATTTTAACAATATGCAAGACATTCATTCGGACATTTACGATAAATTATCTGAAAAATTAAATGAAGTAAAATCCGTAACTGTAACAGCTGATGATGTCAGAAGAACTTTGGGTAAAATCAAAAACAACGAAGCATTGGACCATTTTGATTATTACAATATGTTGAGTGATTGCGCAATTGATTTTATCGAAGAATTGGGAGACATCGCGCAAAAACTCAGACTACAATATTTCGGAAACAACGTGTATTTGTTCAGCCCACTTTACATCGCAAATTATTGCGAGAATAGCTGCAAATACTGTGGATTTAGAGCGAAATCAGATATCGTCCGTGCGAAACTTACCATGGATGAAATAGAATCTGAAATGAAGCAAATGAGACGTGAAAAAATCGAAGACGTTTTGATTCTAACAGGTGAATCGCAAAAATACTCCTCGGTGGATTATATATGTGATGCCGTCAAATTGGCGAAGAAATATTTCCGTGTAGTTGGCGTTGAAGTCTATCCTACAAATGTCGAAGATTACAAGAAACTTCACGAAGCAGGATGTGATTTCATCACAGCTTTCCAAGAAACATACAACCCAACAAATTACAAATTCTATCACCCAACTGGACACAAATCTTGCTTTCCTTATCGATTGGACACGCAAGAACGTGCAATCATGGGAGGAATTCGTGGCGTAGGATTCGGGGCGTTGTTCGGACTTTCCAATGGAATTGAAGACTGTTTTTGCTTGGGAATGCACGCAAATTTACTGCAAAAAAAATACCCACACGCAGAAATCAGCATATCATTTCCACGAATCAGGCCAACAAAAAACGAAGAAGATTTGAACATAAAAGAAGTTCCTGAGACAAAATTGATGCAATTTATAATCGCAACCAGAATCTTCTTGCCATTCGCACAAATCACAATCTCAACAAGAGAATCCAACGAATTTCGTAACTTGTCACTCTTGATGGGAGCTACCAAAATCTCCGCAAGCGTCGACACGGGAATAGGAAGACGTAACGATGAAAAAGATAAAGGCGACGAACAATTTTTGATCAACGACACACGAACAGTCGACCAAGTAGAACGCGACTTGGCGAAATACAACTTGTATCCTGTGTATAGCGACTACATTGATGTGTAA
- a CDS encoding glutathione S-transferase family protein, giving the protein MKLYYAPGTCAVACWIALEWAGADYEVEKVQLGTDEYRKINPLGAVPALDIGEGIVRGELAAILRYVLHKYPEKDLGADESPEDKFQFDEIMAFMTGDFHPAFEALFVPAGLTTSTDEAEIDKIKQKSFETIDKMMTHLDRLIGDGDHVYKNKKTVLDAYVYVLTRWSELTPKSWKEYPNINRVSEKIEKDKTVQEIMKKSQE; this is encoded by the coding sequence ATGAAATTATATTACGCACCAGGTACATGCGCTGTTGCTTGTTGGATTGCATTGGAATGGGCAGGCGCAGATTACGAAGTAGAAAAGGTACAACTTGGAACAGATGAATACAGAAAAATCAATCCGTTGGGAGCAGTTCCAGCGCTTGATATCGGAGAAGGCATTGTGAGAGGCGAATTGGCAGCAATTCTTCGCTACGTTTTGCACAAATACCCCGAAAAAGATTTGGGAGCTGACGAATCTCCCGAAGACAAGTTCCAATTCGATGAAATCATGGCTTTTATGACTGGAGATTTTCATCCAGCATTTGAAGCGTTGTTCGTACCAGCTGGCTTGACAACATCAACTGACGAAGCAGAGATTGATAAAATCAAACAAAAATCATTTGAAACTATCGACAAAATGATGACTCATTTGGACCGTTTGATTGGAGACGGCGATCACGTTTACAAAAACAAGAAAACTGTGTTGGATGCGTATGTTTACGTTCTTACTCGCTGGAGCGAACTTACTCCAAAATCTTGGAAAGAATATCCAAATATCAATAGAGTTTCTGAGAAAATAGAAAAAGACAAAACTGTACAAGAGATCATGAAGAAATCACAAGAATAG